A single region of the Streptomyces sp. ITFR-16 genome encodes:
- a CDS encoding DUF742 domain-containing protein, with product MTPGPGRRLIPAYLVTGGRSRPAGPALDRLAVLVRTDAALPEDTGTQQRRLCALLEPGALTVVECAAHLGLPVSATVFLATDLAATGLLLTRPPIPSAGEIDRSLVERLLVGLRSLP from the coding sequence ATGACCCCAGGACCGGGACGCCGTCTGATCCCCGCCTATCTGGTCACCGGCGGCCGCTCCCGGCCCGCCGGCCCCGCGCTCGACCGGCTCGCCGTGCTCGTGCGCACCGACGCCGCCCTGCCCGAGGACACCGGCACCCAGCAGCGCCGGCTGTGCGCCCTGCTGGAACCGGGCGCGCTCACCGTGGTCGAGTGCGCGGCCCATCTGGGCCTGCCGGTCAGCGCCACCGTCTTCCTGGCCACGGACCTCGCGGCCACCGGACTTCTGCTCACCCGACCGCCGATACCCAGTGCCGGGGAGATCGACCGGTCGCTCGTCGAGAGGCTGCTCGTTGGACTCCGCTCCCTGCCCTGA
- a CDS encoding ATP-binding protein, producing MAVIAVVAAVATSTRMYRAIRSEQLAAAGTEIAERQAKAAEARTEALVEEIRQLARRRIPATALALSHPSAQVPGLREAAEVDGGAAALLTEAVQAARTAVLEERQRVDAAARAAMRGTSAKIQSLLNQSQQLLHELQHEYDDPRILQLDFRNELALRRTQSTAVLCDAWPGLARQNSPLVEIVLGAQSRVAGYERIKVANHLRDERLSLAARAAEPLAIALAELLANATAYSHPDTDVQVTIQQGGGRGAFLVVDDAGIGMDEDALERARALLAGPSEVLLTELGDPPQTGFAVVGRLVVQYGFHCHIEASPFGGMRTILRVPAHLLTVLDEDRDLSALAPAPVSAPVAPAAAPTEAGPRAPAPARAPEEPSVLPSRRRRTPRPVPAAVAAPAPPAGQVSRTPEQAEASWAALQQGTLNGRSVVGRATAPDADGHDHQDDQDDQGDDET from the coding sequence GTGGCAGTGATCGCCGTCGTCGCCGCCGTGGCGACGTCGACGCGCATGTACCGGGCCATCCGCTCGGAGCAGCTGGCCGCGGCCGGCACCGAGATCGCCGAGCGCCAGGCCAAGGCCGCCGAGGCCCGTACCGAGGCGCTCGTCGAGGAGATCCGGCAGCTGGCCCGCCGCCGCATCCCGGCCACCGCGCTCGCCCTCTCCCACCCCAGCGCCCAGGTCCCCGGACTGCGCGAGGCGGCCGAGGTCGACGGCGGCGCCGCCGCGCTGCTCACCGAGGCCGTCCAGGCGGCCAGGACCGCCGTCCTGGAGGAGCGGCAGCGCGTCGACGCCGCCGCCCGCGCCGCGATGCGGGGCACCTCGGCCAAGATCCAGTCCCTGCTGAACCAGTCCCAGCAGCTGCTGCACGAGCTCCAGCACGAGTACGACGACCCGCGCATCCTGCAACTGGACTTCCGCAACGAACTTGCGCTGCGCCGCACCCAGTCCACCGCCGTCCTCTGCGACGCCTGGCCCGGCCTCGCCCGGCAGAACTCGCCGCTCGTCGAGATCGTGCTCGGCGCCCAGTCCCGGGTGGCCGGATACGAGCGGATCAAGGTCGCCAACCATCTGCGGGACGAACGGCTCTCGCTCGCCGCCCGCGCCGCCGAACCCCTCGCCATCGCGCTCGCCGAGCTGCTTGCCAACGCCACCGCCTACTCGCACCCCGACACCGACGTACAGGTGACGATCCAGCAGGGCGGCGGCCGGGGCGCGTTCCTGGTCGTCGACGACGCCGGCATCGGCATGGACGAGGACGCCCTCGAACGGGCCCGCGCCCTGCTGGCCGGCCCCTCCGAGGTGCTGCTGACCGAGCTGGGCGACCCTCCGCAGACCGGGTTCGCGGTGGTCGGCCGGCTCGTCGTGCAGTACGGCTTCCACTGCCACATCGAGGCCTCGCCGTTCGGCGGCATGCGGACGATCCTGCGCGTTCCCGCACATCTGCTCACCGTGCTCGACGAGGACCGCGACCTCTCCGCCCTGGCACCCGCGCCGGTATCGGCCCCCGTCGCACCGGCGGCGGCGCCCACCGAGGCCGGCCCGCGTGCCCCGGCTCCCGCCCGCGCCCCCGAGGAGCCCTCCGTGCTCCCCAGCAGACGCCGGCGGACACCGCGCCCCGTGCCGGCCGCCGTCGCCGCCCCCGCCCCGCCCGCCGGACAGGTGTCCCGTACACCGGAGCAGGCGGAGGCTTCCTGGGCGGCGCTCCAGCAGGGCACCCTCAACGGCAGGAGCGTCGTCGGACGGGCCACCGCGCCGGATGCGGACGGCCACGACCACCAGGACGACCAGGACGACCAAGGAGACGACGAGACGTGA
- a CDS encoding roadblock/LC7 domain-containing protein, producing the protein MSAPTPTSGDLAWVLTPLLELPGVQHAVVATGDGLVEGASPGLDRASGERVAAMTATLHAAARAFTTAFTDVEAPQLAQTVVESDLGFAIVVPAGRNTTLALFAEPGAKLGDIAYQMQVQVTALTRAMHAPARQPDTAARP; encoded by the coding sequence GTGAGCGCCCCCACCCCCACCTCAGGTGACCTCGCATGGGTGCTGACCCCGCTGCTGGAACTGCCCGGAGTCCAGCACGCCGTGGTCGCCACCGGTGACGGCCTCGTCGAGGGCGCCTCACCCGGCCTCGACCGGGCGTCCGGTGAACGGGTCGCCGCGATGACGGCCACCCTGCACGCAGCGGCCCGCGCCTTCACCACCGCCTTCACCGACGTCGAGGCCCCGCAACTGGCCCAGACCGTCGTCGAGTCCGACCTCGGCTTCGCCATCGTCGTACCGGCGGGCCGCAACACCACCCTCGCCCTGTTCGCCGAACCCGGCGCCAAACTCGGCGACATCGCCTACCAGATGCAGGTGCAGGTCACCGCCCTCACCCGGGCGATGCACGCACCCGCCCGCCAACCGGACACCGCCGCCCGGCCATGA
- a CDS encoding ricin-type beta-trefoil lectin domain protein gives MNPRHLFSTFTATAAAAALALLATAAPTQAADIGTTPGTYTNYSFSGAPRLTEVTWSTTVLHDPGYRANVFWSHQFGFDQGNGAYIGMQSNGGSKRTLLFSVWDVSEAEAGSAGSWCQDFGGEGEGMSCRLNLDWTAGHRYTFRVAAEGEGWFGATVTDTATGTAYRLGRIKTPATAISPSGMVDWTEYFEWNDPRATCYDQPFSDARFGVPTGNGGTVTGAVAATSNSGNACASMTRTDVAADATVQNLAVGNSVRGAVTGLADKCLDASGGVADGTTADLYSCSGGANQAWVRAADGTLRLPSDYCLAAEGTGNGAAVRVRDCAGPGAGGAVTDPARQWTYDSSAHALVNKASGRCLDVPGGATANGTALDLWDCHGGTNQRWNVPAS, from the coding sequence ATGAATCCGCGCCACTTGTTCAGCACCTTCACCGCCACGGCCGCCGCAGCCGCCCTGGCCCTGCTCGCCACGGCCGCCCCCACCCAGGCCGCGGACATCGGCACGACCCCCGGCACGTACACCAACTACTCCTTCTCCGGTGCGCCGAGGCTGACCGAGGTCACCTGGTCCACCACCGTCCTGCACGACCCCGGATACCGGGCCAACGTCTTCTGGAGCCATCAGTTCGGCTTCGACCAGGGCAACGGCGCCTACATCGGGATGCAGTCCAACGGAGGGTCGAAGCGCACGCTCCTCTTCTCCGTCTGGGACGTCTCCGAGGCCGAGGCCGGCTCCGCCGGAAGCTGGTGCCAGGACTTCGGCGGCGAGGGCGAGGGCATGAGCTGCCGGCTGAACCTCGACTGGACCGCCGGCCACCGCTACACGTTCCGGGTCGCCGCCGAGGGCGAGGGCTGGTTCGGCGCCACGGTCACGGACACCGCCACGGGCACCGCGTACCGGCTCGGCAGGATCAAGACACCGGCCACCGCCATCTCGCCGTCCGGAATGGTCGACTGGACCGAGTACTTCGAGTGGAACGACCCGCGCGCCACCTGCTACGACCAGCCGTTCAGCGACGCCCGCTTCGGGGTCCCGACCGGCAACGGCGGTACGGTCACCGGCGCGGTGGCCGCCACCTCCAACAGCGGCAACGCCTGCGCGTCCATGACCCGCACCGATGTCGCCGCCGACGCCACGGTGCAGAACCTGGCCGTGGGGAACTCGGTGCGCGGCGCGGTGACCGGGCTCGCCGACAAGTGCCTGGACGCGTCCGGGGGTGTCGCGGACGGTACGACGGCCGACCTCTACAGCTGCTCGGGCGGCGCCAACCAGGCCTGGGTGCGAGCGGCCGACGGCACCCTGCGGCTGCCCTCGGACTACTGCCTGGCCGCCGAGGGCACGGGCAACGGAGCGGCCGTACGGGTGCGCGACTGCGCAGGCCCGGGCGCGGGCGGGGCCGTCACCGACCCGGCCCGGCAGTGGACGTACGACAGCTCCGCCCACGCCCTCGTCAACAAGGCGTCCGGCCGTTGCCTCGACGTACCCGGCGGCGCCACCGCGAACGGGACCGCGCTGGACCTGTGGGACTGCCACGGCGGCACCAACCAGCGGTGGAACGTCCCCGCGTCCTAG
- a CDS encoding Gfo/Idh/MocA family oxidoreductase — MSDLRLGVIGLGLRRSIATSAHHPGQGSAITAVCDLDPEVRRREAERFGTEVAVEDYKLLLGRDDLDAVIVATPDDTHEAIAIDALRAGKAVFVEKPLGITVESCDNVLRAAYETGTRLYVGHNMRHMGVVRLMRDIIAGGDIGEPKAVWVRHFVGYGGDYYFKDWHADRTRTTGLLLQKAAHDIDVLHWLAGGYTQRVNALGDLLVYGSLPRREPDTPRPDNWLREFDWPPTARKDLHHIVDVEDVSVMNMQLDNGVVAAYQQCHFTPDYWRNYTVIGTEGRLENFGDSPGDEVKVWNTGPSGYRADADITYRVPEAGGSHGGGDTRIMAEFCRFVRDGGVTDTSPVAARMSVAAGVLATRSLREGGAPYDVPALDPELVAYFERGQVRS; from the coding sequence GTGTCAGACCTGCGACTCGGCGTCATCGGGCTCGGCCTGCGCCGATCCATCGCGACGTCCGCCCACCACCCCGGCCAGGGATCGGCGATCACCGCCGTCTGCGACCTCGACCCCGAGGTGCGCCGGCGCGAGGCCGAGCGCTTCGGCACCGAGGTCGCGGTCGAGGACTACAAGCTGCTCCTCGGCCGGGACGACCTCGACGCCGTCATCGTCGCGACGCCGGACGACACCCACGAGGCCATCGCGATCGACGCCCTGCGGGCCGGCAAGGCGGTCTTCGTCGAGAAGCCGCTCGGCATCACCGTCGAGAGCTGCGACAACGTCCTGCGGGCGGCGTACGAGACCGGGACCCGGCTCTACGTCGGCCACAACATGCGGCACATGGGCGTCGTGCGGCTGATGCGCGACATCATCGCCGGCGGCGACATCGGCGAGCCCAAGGCCGTCTGGGTGCGCCACTTCGTGGGCTACGGCGGCGACTATTACTTCAAGGACTGGCACGCCGACCGCACCCGCACCACCGGGCTGCTCCTCCAGAAGGCCGCGCACGACATCGACGTGCTGCACTGGCTGGCCGGCGGCTACACACAGCGCGTCAACGCGCTGGGCGACCTGCTCGTCTACGGCAGCCTGCCGCGCCGCGAGCCCGACACCCCGCGCCCGGACAACTGGCTGCGCGAGTTCGACTGGCCGCCGACGGCCCGCAAGGACCTGCACCACATCGTCGACGTCGAGGACGTCTCGGTGATGAACATGCAGCTCGACAACGGCGTCGTCGCCGCTTACCAGCAGTGCCACTTCACCCCGGACTACTGGCGCAACTACACCGTCATCGGCACCGAGGGGCGGCTGGAGAACTTCGGCGACAGCCCCGGTGACGAGGTCAAGGTCTGGAACACCGGCCCCAGCGGCTACCGTGCCGACGCCGACATCACCTACCGGGTCCCGGAGGCCGGCGGCTCGCACGGCGGCGGGGACACCCGGATCATGGCGGAGTTCTGCCGGTTCGTGCGCGACGGGGGCGTCACCGACACCTCGCCGGTCGCCGCCCGGATGAGCGTCGCCGCCGGTGTGCTCGCGACCCGCTCCCTGCGCGAGGGCGGTGCGCCGTACGACGTGCCCGCCCTCGACCCGGAGCTGGTCGCGTACTTCGAACGCGGCCAGGTCCGCTCTTGA
- a CDS encoding MBL fold metallo-hydrolase — protein sequence MSITVGDFVDLGRGLYAWLPPKRGWGLANCGLLVSPRGALWIDTPYDPVLAGQFLAESTKRLPDGVSIDRVVVTHANGDHFWGAGVLPDAEIIVTREAREHIHYEPTPQQQHALVTGGDPATPLGAYLGRHFGPFDWSETEPVRPTTYFTGELELTLGDYPVRITALPPAHTTGDLMVHLPAQGVVFSGDIIFSSSPQQPGDHPIHWEGPLSNVIGACEQVLATGAETVVPGHGPVLDRAGVREHIGYLEHVQERAHAFHAAGVPAVEAARRVIGEGRHPELGLPERLVVTIGSEYRQLDGSERRSVVQVMTDVAAVAQEVERARETADPVG from the coding sequence ATGTCGATCACGGTGGGGGACTTCGTTGACCTGGGCCGAGGCCTGTACGCATGGCTTCCGCCGAAGCGGGGCTGGGGGCTGGCCAACTGCGGCCTCCTCGTCTCGCCGCGCGGCGCGCTCTGGATCGACACCCCGTACGACCCGGTGCTGGCCGGACAGTTCCTTGCCGAGAGCACCAAGCGGCTCCCCGACGGCGTCTCCATCGACCGGGTCGTCGTCACCCACGCCAACGGCGACCACTTCTGGGGCGCGGGAGTGCTCCCGGACGCCGAGATCATCGTGACGCGCGAGGCCAGGGAGCACATCCACTACGAGCCCACCCCGCAGCAGCAGCACGCCCTGGTGACCGGCGGCGATCCGGCCACCCCGCTCGGCGCCTACCTGGGCCGCCACTTCGGCCCGTTCGACTGGTCGGAGACCGAACCGGTGCGCCCCACCACCTACTTCACCGGCGAACTCGAACTGACCCTGGGCGACTACCCCGTCCGGATCACCGCCCTGCCGCCCGCGCACACCACCGGCGACCTGATGGTCCACCTGCCCGCCCAGGGCGTGGTGTTCAGCGGCGACATCATCTTCTCCTCCTCGCCCCAGCAGCCCGGCGACCACCCGATCCACTGGGAGGGGCCGCTGAGTAACGTCATCGGGGCCTGCGAGCAGGTGCTCGCCACCGGCGCCGAGACCGTCGTCCCCGGCCACGGGCCCGTACTCGACCGGGCCGGCGTGCGCGAGCACATCGGCTACCTCGAACACGTACAGGAGCGCGCGCACGCCTTCCACGCCGCCGGGGTCCCCGCCGTCGAGGCCGCCCGCCGGGTGATCGGCGAGGGACGCCACCCCGAACTGGGGCTCCCCGAGCGGCTGGTGGTCACCATCGGCAGCGAGTACCGGCAGCTAGACGGCTCCGAGCGGCGCAGCGTCGTCCAGGTCATGACCGATGTCGCCGCGGTCGCACAAGAAGTGGAGCGGGCCCGTGAGACGGCTGATCCGGTCGGCTGA